The nucleotide sequence AGATTTTCCGCCTGCTGGCCGACTGCGAAGAACGCGATGTTGAGCTGATAAAAGGCCTGCGCGCCGACCTGCGCGAGAGCGGAATTAGTAACATTGGGCTAAATTTGTATCAATAACGCGATAAAACGTGATTTAAGGCCTGAAATGGCCTGTCTTTAGGCTTCACATCCGCACCCTGTCTGGTCTACATTTGGGGGGCGTAATAAAAGTGGCTATCGGTGCGTGTATGCAGGAGAGTGCCACTACACCCTAAATAATTCGAGTTGCAGGAAGGCGGCGACGCAGCGAATCCCCGTGAGCTTACTTGAGTAAGTGAATGGGGTGAGCGAGGAAAGCCAACGCGCTTGTGGCTCGAAGTATGATGGGAGATGGCATATCCGTCGCACTTGATGCTTAGCAAGCGATAAACACACTGTAAGGATAACTTATGAATAAGACTCAACTGATTGATGTAATTGCTGACAAAGCTGACCTTTCCAAGACCCAGGCTAAAGCTGCCCTGGAAGCTACTCTGGCGGCAATCACTGAGTCTCTGAAAGACGGTGATGCAGTACAATTAGTTGGTTTTGGCACTTTCAAAGTCAATCATCGTAATGAGCGCACTGGCCGCAACCCGCAGACTGGTAAAGAAATCAAAATTGCTGCCGCTAACGTGCCTGCGTTTGTGTCCGGTAAGGCATTGAAAGACGCTGTAAAATAAGCGCATGCTGATACAAGGTTTAAGCAGAGGGGCGATTTCGCCCCTTTTGCTTTTTTTCAGGCGGTACATCCGCTTCGCCGCTCCGGCGCTGGTGTGCTGGCTGAGCGCCTGTAGCTCTTCTACGCCGTCGTCCGCCGTGTACGCCAGCGGCTATCTGGCCGATAGCGGCGTGGTGCGGTTGTGGCGTAAAGACGATACGCAGCAGCATCTCACTACGCTGGTGACCGCTCTGAGTCCGCTACAAGGACAGGATGCCCGGATTACCCGTTACCGCTTCCAGCAGGGCGCGTTGCGTGAGGTCCAGCAGACTTATTCTGCATCGGCGCACGAATCTGCGTCGGCGCGCGAAGAAATCAGGCTGCGTTTTGATCAGGCGGGAACGGTCAGTTACATGCAGCGCCAGTTGCCGGACCGGCGGGAATCGCTGTCGGAAGACGAGATAGCCTTGTACCAGTTTGATGCACGACGTTTACTGGCGCTGAGTGATTCCCTGCGTGCGGGTAAGGTGTCACTGATGCAAGGGCGCTGGAATGCCGGGCAGGTGACCACGTGCGACGGACAAACGGTGCGCCCGGATCTGGACCGCGCTTCGCTGGCCTGGATCGCACAGCGAGCCGAACGAACTGCCGAACCGCTCAATGCTGCCTGGCTGGTGTCGCCGGAAGGTACGCAATTGTTGCAGGTGGCGGAGGCGGATTTCTGTCGCTGGGAGCCAACAGCCGAAGCGTGGTAGTCAGGGAAGAATATGAACGGTAAACAAGAAACAAGGGGCCAGCCGGTCAGGCATGACCCCTTGTTGGGTCTGAACGCTATCGTCAGGCTTGCTGCTCGCGTGCGATGGCGCGATAGCCAATGTCGCTGCGGTAGAAACTGCCTTCCCAACGGATAGGCTTGGCCAGCTCGTAGGCGCGTTGCTGCGCTTCGGCTACGCTGTGGCCCAGCGCCGTCACGCACAACACGCGCCCGCCGTTGGTCACCACGTCAGCGCCATTCAGTTTGGTGCCGGCATGGAATACTTTACCATCGGCTGCATCCTGCGTCGGCAGCCCCGAAATCACGTCGCCATTACGGTAATCAGCCGGGTAGCCGCCCGCCGCCAACACCACGCCCAGTGACGGACGTGGGTCCCAGTCAGAGGTTTTCTCATCCAGTTTGCCGTCGCAAGCCGCCAGACACAGTTCTACCAGATCGGATTTCAGGCGCAGCATGATCGGCTGAGTTTCCGGATCGCCGAAACGGCAGTTGAATTCGATCACCTTCGGCTGGCCGTCTGGGGAAATCATCAGGCCCGCGTACAGGAATCCGGTATAGACATTGCCTTCAGCCGCCATGCCGCGCACGGTTGGCCAAATAATCTGGTCCATTACCCGCTGGTGAACGTCATCCGTCACCACCGGCGCAGGCGAGTAAGCGCCCATGCCGCCAGTGTTTGGGCCGGTATCTTTGTCGCCTACGCGTTTGTGATCCTGGCTGGTGGCCATCGGCAGCACGTGCTCGCCATCCACCATCACGATGAAGCTGGCTTCTTCGCCATCCAGAAAATCTTCGACCACGATACGGTGACCGGCATCGCCAAACGCATTGCCTGCCAGCATATCGGTAGCGGCGTTTTCCGCTTCTTCCAGCGTCATGGCGACAATCACGCCTTTGCCGGCGGCCAGACCGTCCGCCTTAATGACGATAGGCGCACCTTTGCGGCGGATATAGGCCAGCGCCGGTTCGATTTCGGTGAAATTCTGGTATTCCGACGTTGGGATGTGTTGGCGGGCCAGAAAGTCCTTGGTAAAGGCTTTGGAGCCTTCCAGTTGCGCTGCCGCCTGCGTCGGGCCGAAAATCTTCAGACCGGCGGCGCGAAAGGCGTCGACCACGCCAATCACCAGCGGCGCTTCCGGGCCGACGATGGTCAGGCCGATGGCGTTCTGGCGGGCGAAGTCCAGCAGCGCCGGGATATCGGTCGCGGCGATATTTACGTTCTCCAGCGCCGGCTCCAGTGCGGTGCCGGCATTACCCGGCGCAACGTAGACTTTGTCAGCCAGTGGCGACTGAGCGGCTTTCCAGGCCAGCGCGTGCTCGCGGCCGCCATTACCAATAATCAAAATATTCATCGTCATAACTCCGGATTAGTGACGGAAGTGGCGCATGTCGGTAAACAGCATCGCGATGCCGTGTTCGTTGGCTGCCGCAATGACTTCATCATCGCGAATGGAGCCGCCCGGCTGAATCACGCAGGTGATGCCTACGGCCGCTGCTGCATCAATACCGTCACGGAACGGGAAGAATGCGTCGGATGCCATGACGGAACCGTTGACTTCCAGCCCTTCGTCTCCGGCCTTGATACCGGCAATCTTGGCCGAATAAACACGGCTCATCTGGCCGGCGCCGATACCGATAGTCATGTTGTCGCGCGCATAAACAATGGCGTTGGATTTAACGAATTTCGCTACCTTCCAGCAGAACAACGCATCGCGCAGCTCGGCTTCAGTCGGCTGGCGCTCGGTGACCACGCGCAACTGAGCGGCGTCCACCATACCGAGATCGCGCTCCTGCACCAGCAGGCCGCCGTTGACGCGTTTGAAATCCAGCCCCGACATCCGCTGTTGCCATTGGCCGCAGGTCAACACGCGTACGTTTTGTTTGGCGGCGGTGACTTTCAGCGCCGCTTCGCTGGCGGACGGGGCAATGATCACTTCCACGAACTGACGGCTGATGATGGCTTGCGCGGTGGCTTCGTCCAGTTCACGGTTAAAGGCGATGATGCCGCCGAACGCCGAGGTCGGGTCGGTTTTGTAGGCGCGCTCATAGGCGTCCAGAATCGAGCCGCCAATCGCCACGCCGCATGGGTTGGCGTGCTTGACGATCACGCAGGCCGGTTCGGCGAACTCTTTCACGCACTCCAGTGCGGCGTCGGTATCGGCGATATTGTTGTAGGAAAGGGCTTTGCCCTGCAACTGCTGAGCGGTAGCCACCGATGCCTCAGAAACGTTCTCTTCTATATAGAAAGCGGCCTGCTGGTGGCTGTTTTCGCCGTAGCGCATATCCTGTTTCTTGATGAAATTCAGGTTCAGCGTGCGCGGGAAGCGACCGGAGGGCTGGGTGGTATCGCCATGATAGGCCGGGACTTTACTGCCAAAGTAGTTGGCGATCATGCTGTCGTAAGCGGCGGTGTGTTCGAATGCCTTGATTGCCAGATCAAAACGGGTTTCGTAAGCCAGGGAGCCCGCGTTGGCGTCCATCTCGGTGAGGATGGTCGTGTAGTCGCTGCTTTTAACTACGATAGCCACATCATTGTGGTTCTTAGCCGCGGAACGAACCATAGTCGGGCCGCCGATATCGATGTTTTCTACGGCGTCCTCCTGTGTGCAGTCGGCTTTAGCGACGGTCTGGGCAAACGGATAAAGATTAACGACCACCATGTCGATCGGCTGGATATTGTGTTGGGTCATGATGGCATCATCCTGACCGCGGCGGCCCAGAATGCCGCCATGCACTTTGGGATGCAGGGTTTTGACGCGTCCGTCCATCATTTCCGGAAAACCGGTGTAATCCGAGACTTCTGTCACCGGCAGGCCGGCGTCGGCCAGCAGGCGCGCAGTGCCGCCAGTAGAGAGCAGCTCAATGCCCCGTTGTGACAGCGCCTGGGCGAATTCGACGATACCGGCTTTGTCAGATACGCTGAGCAAAGCACGACGGATAGGACGACGTTGTTGCATGATGGTTTGATCCCCTGACTTAGGTTCTTACTTTAAAGAGCGTTACGTGAATAGTGGCGGTCACATAAAGAAAAATACGGATTGAGTCACCGATATTCAGCTAACGCGCCCACGGATATGCGTCATTCATTAGGGGGGGAATTGTAGCGAAAACGTTTGCGTGATGCTCGCCAAATTTCAAAAAATGCCTGAACTGTGGATAACTCTGTGCAAAATAAGGTATAAACGGCGCTTTTGCTGTGGAATGCAGCGAACGCGCGATTTAATCAAAAATACCGGTTGCGGCCTGCGAGNNNNNNNNNNNNNNNNNNNNNNNNNNNNNNNNNNNNNNNNNNNNNNNNNNNNNNNNNNNNNNNNNNNNNNNNNNNNNNNNNNNNNNNNNNNNNNNNNNNNGCTGTACTCTGTCTTTTTTGTGCCCTGTCTTTTTTGTACCTGTTGGCATCGATCAACGCCCGTGGTATCACGGCCCGATCAAATTCAGGGCATGAAAAAGGCCCGCTACAGTGAGCGGGCCTGAGACGCTGGGTCTGATTAATGCAGTATCTGAGCCAGGAACGTCTGTGTACGTTCTGAACGCGGGCTGCTGAAGAAAATATCCGGCGGCGCCTGTTCGACGATCTCGCCCTGATCCATAAAGATCACCCGGTTGGCCACAGTACGGGCGAAGCCCATTTCATGGGTCACGCACAGCATGGTCATGCCGTCTTCCGCCAGACCCAACATGGTATCCAGCACCTCTTTCACCATCTCGGGATCCAACGCCGATGTTGGTTCGTCGAACAGCATGATTTTCGGTTTCATGCACAACGAGCGGGCAATCGCGACACGCTGTTGCTGGCCGCCGGAAAGCTGACCGGGGTATTTATGGGCATGAGCGGCGATACGCACTCGTTCCAGATAGTGCATCGCCAGCTCATCCGCTTCCTTTTTCGGCAGGTTGCGGACCCAGCATGGCGCCAGCGTACAGTTTTGTAGAACGGTCAGATGCGGGAACAGGTTGAAATGCTGGAACACCATGCCGACTTCTGTTCTGATTTTCTCGATATTGCGGCTATCGTGGTTAAGTTCGATGCCGTCTACCACAATACACCCCTGCTGATGTTCTTCCAGATGGTTGATACAACGGATGGTGGTTGATTTACCGGAGCCTGATGGTCCGCACAGAACAATACGTTCCCCTTGTTTGACCTGCAGGTTAATATTTTTCAGTACGTGGAACTGCCCATACCACTTATTCACGTTTTCCAGCGTGATCATGTAGTTGGAAGATGATGTTAACGTGTCCTGGTTCATGGGTAACCTCAATGAGACTTGTGTCCGGTATCAAAACGTTTTTCTAGGTGCTGGCTATAGCGCGACATGCTGAAACAGAAGATCCAATAGAGGATGGCGGCAAATACATAGCCTTCGGTGGACATTCCCAGCCAGGCCGGATCAACGGTCGCTTGCTGAATGCTGCTGAACAGGTCGAACAGGCCGATGATGATCACCAGGCTGGTGTCTTTGAACAGCGCGATAATGGTGTTGACCAGACCGGGTATCACCATCTTCAGCGCCTGGGGCAGAATCACCAGTCCCTGCATACGCCAGTAGCCGAGCGCTAAAGACTGGGCCGCTTCATATTGTCCCTTGGGCAACGCCTGCAGACCGCCGCGGACCACTTCCGCCACATAGGCGGACTGAAACAGAATCACCCCGACCAGCGCGCGCAGCAGTTTGTCGATGCTGGTACCTTCGGTCAGAAACAGCGGCAGCATGACGGAGGACA is from Dickeya dianthicola NCPPB 453 and encodes:
- the purD gene encoding phosphoribosylamine--glycine ligase, producing the protein MNILIIGNGGREHALAWKAAQSPLADKVYVAPGNAGTALEPALENVNIAATDIPALLDFARQNAIGLTIVGPEAPLVIGVVDAFRAAGLKIFGPTQAAAQLEGSKAFTKDFLARQHIPTSEYQNFTEIEPALAYIRRKGAPIVIKADGLAAGKGVIVAMTLEEAENAATDMLAGNAFGDAGHRIVVEDFLDGEEASFIVMVDGEHVLPMATSQDHKRVGDKDTGPNTGGMGAYSPAPVVTDDVHQRVMDQIIWPTVRGMAAEGNVYTGFLYAGLMISPDGQPKVIEFNCRFGDPETQPIMLRLKSDLVELCLAACDGKLDEKTSDWDPRPSLGVVLAAGGYPADYRNGDVISGLPTQDAADGKVFHAGTKLNGADVVTNGGRVLCVTALGHSVAEAQQRAYELAKPIRWEGSFYRSDIGYRAIAREQQA
- the purH gene encoding bifunctional phosphoribosylaminoimidazolecarboxamide formyltransferase/IMP cyclohydrolase; this encodes MQQRRPIRRALLSVSDKAGIVEFAQALSQRGIELLSTGGTARLLADAGLPVTEVSDYTGFPEMMDGRVKTLHPKVHGGILGRRGQDDAIMTQHNIQPIDMVVVNLYPFAQTVAKADCTQEDAVENIDIGGPTMVRSAAKNHNDVAIVVKSSDYTTILTEMDANAGSLAYETRFDLAIKAFEHTAAYDSMIANYFGSKVPAYHGDTTQPSGRFPRTLNLNFIKKQDMRYGENSHQQAAFYIEENVSEASVATAQQLQGKALSYNNIADTDAALECVKEFAEPACVIVKHANPCGVAIGGSILDAYERAYKTDPTSAFGGIIAFNRELDEATAQAIISRQFVEVIIAPSASEAALKVTAAKQNVRVLTCGQWQQRMSGLDFKRVNGGLLVQERDLGMVDAAQLRVVTERQPTEAELRDALFCWKVAKFVKSNAIVYARDNMTIGIGAGQMSRVYSAKIAGIKAGDEGLEVNGSVMASDAFFPFRDGIDAAAAVGITCVIQPGGSIRDDEVIAAANEHGIAMLFTDMRHFRH
- the hupA gene encoding nucleoid-associated protein HU-alpha, encoding MNKTQLIDVIADKADLSKTQAKAALEATLAAITESLKDGDAVQLVGFGTFKVNHRNERTGRNPQTGKEIKIAAANVPAFVSGKALKDAVK
- a CDS encoding amino acid ABC transporter ATP-binding protein codes for the protein MNQDTLTSSSNYMITLENVNKWYGQFHVLKNINLQVKQGERIVLCGPSGSGKSTTIRCINHLEEHQQGCIVVDGIELNHDSRNIEKIRTEVGMVFQHFNLFPHLTVLQNCTLAPCWVRNLPKKEADELAMHYLERVRIAAHAHKYPGQLSGGQQQRVAIARSLCMKPKIMLFDEPTSALDPEMVKEVLDTMLGLAEDGMTMLCVTHEMGFARTVANRVIFMDQGEIVEQAPPDIFFSSPRSERTQTFLAQILH
- a CDS encoding DUF1481 domain-containing protein produces the protein MLIQGLSRGAISPLLLFFRRYIRFAAPALVCWLSACSSSTPSSAVYASGYLADSGVVRLWRKDDTQQHLTTLVTALSPLQGQDARITRYRFQQGALREVQQTYSASAHESASAREEIRLRFDQAGTVSYMQRQLPDRRESLSEDEIALYQFDARRLLALSDSLRAGKVSLMQGRWNAGQVTTCDGQTVRPDLDRASLAWIAQRAERTAEPLNAAWLVSPEGTQLLQVAEADFCRWEPTAEAW